In Nostoc sp. UHCC 0926, a single genomic region encodes these proteins:
- a CDS encoding CapA family protein, which produces MANRSMGRVLSFSFISVCLYLGISIGVIIRLGQSQRLNAATTPIEPVQFPLPIPELTPSTTKQQTFPDTITIKAVGDIIPGTNFPNYRLPRFRDQLLPKSVRTKLQGSDILFGNFESSLTNYPYTAKDISRGQVFAFRSPPAYAQLFAEAGFNVFNMANNHAMDFGPVGFKDTKKNLEAVGIATLGHKNQILYLEANNISVAMIGFSPYEIYNSIHNLGVAQALVAEAKKKANIIVVSMHAGAEGTGALQVKNQTEFFYGENRGNSIKFARNMIDAGADLVLGHGPHVPRAIEIYKGKIIAYSLGNFLGYRTLSTNAQTGDSMILEVKLNPAGNLVSSKIIPVRMDRQGIPHIDQRFQTVKLMRYLNNQAFPKNPVKINKKGEIVVGNIK; this is translated from the coding sequence ATGGCAAATCGCAGCATGGGGAGAGTGCTCTCATTTAGTTTTATCAGCGTCTGTTTATATCTGGGTATTAGTATAGGAGTCATTATCCGGCTTGGGCAATCACAGCGATTAAACGCTGCTACAACACCTATCGAGCCTGTGCAATTTCCATTACCTATCCCTGAACTTACACCATCAACAACAAAACAACAAACCTTTCCAGACACTATTACCATCAAAGCCGTTGGAGATATTATTCCCGGCACTAATTTTCCTAACTATAGATTACCCCGTTTTCGAGATCAATTATTACCAAAGTCAGTGAGAACTAAGTTGCAAGGATCTGATATCTTATTTGGTAACTTTGAAAGTAGCTTAACTAATTATCCCTACACTGCCAAAGATATTAGTCGTGGACAAGTATTTGCCTTTCGCTCCCCACCTGCATATGCCCAGCTATTTGCTGAAGCTGGTTTTAATGTGTTTAATATGGCGAATAACCATGCAATGGACTTTGGCCCAGTAGGATTTAAAGATACAAAGAAAAATCTTGAGGCTGTAGGCATTGCAACATTAGGTCATAAAAATCAAATTCTCTATTTGGAAGCTAACAATATCTCTGTGGCAATGATCGGGTTTTCTCCTTATGAAATATATAATTCCATCCATAATTTAGGAGTAGCCCAAGCACTAGTAGCAGAAGCCAAAAAGAAAGCCAACATTATAGTAGTATCGATGCACGCTGGCGCCGAAGGAACAGGGGCACTACAAGTTAAGAATCAGACAGAGTTTTTTTATGGAGAAAATCGAGGTAATTCGATCAAGTTTGCTCGAAACATGATTGATGCGGGAGCAGACTTAGTACTAGGACATGGGCCTCACGTTCCGAGAGCGATAGAAATATATAAAGGAAAAATCATTGCCTATTCTTTAGGAAACTTTCTGGGATACCGGACTTTATCTACAAATGCCCAGACGGGTGACTCAATGATTTTAGAAGTTAAACTCAACCCAGCGGGAAATTTGGTATCAAGTAAAATTATTCCTGTTCGGATGGATCGGCAGGGAATCCCTCATATTGATCAGCGTTTTCAGACTGTAAAACTTATGCGTTATTTGAATAATCAAGCTTTTCCCAAGAATCCGGTGAAAATTAATAAGAAGGGGGAAATTGTTGTAGGCAATATCAAATAA
- a CDS encoding class I SAM-dependent methyltransferase, translating to MLKSKSINIPKPTRYQNAAIDYYMGITDSSYLHYGYWEPLPTAGEELTVTRLRAAQVAYAAKLLSFIPEDTKTVLDVGCGIGGNAAYLCSRGFTVEGLAPDVIQQEKFIKNTNSQVPFYLTRFEDFHTSHSYDLVLFSESSQYIAADDLAQGAARLLSSGGYLLLADMMRSDAGYQKGIFSNCHVVSELQAALIKAGFKLIKTEDISSQIAPTIDLGVDNFRTFGLTTIKYIADIVAIALPPLHAIGRLAFKRWLEKPIVEGLAARTIFDKHLCYEIQLWQLAIHQVN from the coding sequence ATGCTCAAGTCAAAATCAATCAACATTCCTAAACCAACTCGATATCAAAATGCGGCGATAGATTATTACATGGGAATCACAGATTCCTCCTATCTCCATTACGGCTATTGGGAGCCACTACCTACTGCGGGTGAAGAATTGACTGTAACTCGCCTGCGTGCGGCGCAAGTTGCTTATGCAGCCAAGCTTTTGAGTTTTATTCCAGAGGATACAAAAACTGTGCTTGACGTAGGTTGTGGTATCGGTGGGAACGCAGCATATTTATGCTCACGCGGTTTCACTGTTGAGGGATTAGCACCCGATGTAATCCAACAAGAGAAGTTTATCAAGAATACCAACTCTCAAGTACCTTTCTACTTAACGAGATTTGAAGATTTTCACACTTCACACTCCTACGACCTAGTTCTGTTCAGTGAAAGCAGCCAATATATTGCTGCTGACGATTTGGCTCAAGGTGCAGCTCGTTTATTGAGTAGTGGTGGCTACCTATTGCTTGCGGATATGATGCGTTCTGATGCTGGATATCAAAAGGGCATTTTTTCTAATTGTCATGTCGTTAGCGAACTTCAGGCGGCGTTGATAAAAGCTGGATTCAAGTTAATTAAGACTGAAGACATTTCCAGCCAAATTGCACCAACGATTGACTTGGGTGTTGATAACTTCCGGACTTTTGGGCTGACTACCATCAAATATATTGCGGATATTGTAGCGATCGCACTTCCACCATTACACGCGATCGGTCGTTTAGCGTTCAAACGCTGGCTGGAAAAGCCGATTGTCGAAGGGTTAGCAGCACGCACCATTTTTGATAAGCATCTCTGTTATGAAATTCAACTCTGGCAGTTAGCAATTCATCAGGTTAATTAA
- a CDS encoding serine hydrolase: MKLRWFLLSLTSILLLSSPAKANPNTNQVSNVNDWSANQYNLQLPKLQFIPPVPLSEPVNPINTSKFTGVVPLGREISELKTPIKALMEHYKFLTPGMFFMDLQTGDYFSFNGDKAFSAASTIKYPILIALFQEVDAGRIKLGETLVMRRKHVTGGSGDMQYQRVGTKLSLLQTATKMMTISDNTATNMIIDRLGGVSKLNQKFHRWGLQSTVIHNLLGDFKGTNKTSAKDLVRLSALITNNQLISMTSQSQVLGIMIRCHNRTLLPSGLGYGANIAHKTGTLRFVLGDAGIIETPSGKRYLAGIFVRRPNNDNRARDFIRQVSQVMYGYFEQPKVSHLP; encoded by the coding sequence ATGAAACTACGCTGGTTCTTACTGAGCCTTACAAGTATTCTTTTACTGTCATCTCCAGCAAAAGCGAATCCCAACACGAATCAAGTTAGCAACGTAAATGACTGGAGTGCAAATCAATATAATTTACAACTACCAAAACTTCAATTTATTCCTCCGGTTCCTCTAAGCGAACCTGTCAACCCAATAAATACTTCTAAATTCACTGGTGTAGTTCCTCTGGGGCGTGAAATATCAGAACTAAAAACTCCTATTAAAGCATTAATGGAGCACTATAAATTCCTCACTCCCGGAATGTTTTTTATGGACTTGCAAACTGGGGATTATTTTAGTTTTAATGGTGATAAAGCTTTTTCTGCCGCTAGCACAATTAAGTATCCTATTTTGATTGCATTGTTTCAGGAAGTAGATGCAGGGAGAATCAAACTAGGTGAAACTTTGGTGATGCGACGGAAACATGTCACTGGCGGTTCTGGAGATATGCAGTATCAACGAGTAGGAACTAAGCTTAGTCTCTTGCAAACTGCAACTAAGATGATGACTATTAGTGATAACACTGCTACAAATATGATTATTGACCGTTTAGGTGGTGTATCTAAATTAAATCAAAAGTTTCACCGTTGGGGATTGCAAAGCACTGTAATTCACAATTTGCTAGGAGACTTTAAAGGAACTAATAAAACTAGTGCAAAAGACTTGGTACGACTGTCAGCTTTGATTACAAATAATCAGTTAATTTCGATGACAAGTCAATCCCAAGTTTTAGGTATTATGATTCGTTGTCACAATAGAACATTGCTGCCATCTGGCTTAGGTTATGGTGCAAATATTGCTCATAAAACAGGTACTCTGCGGTTTGTACTAGGCGATGCGGGTATCATTGAAACGCCATCAGGTAAGCGTTATTTAGCAGGAATTTTTGTCCGAAGACCGAATAATGACAATAGAGCTAGGGATTTTATTCGTCAAGTTTCTCAGGTGATGTATGGCTACTTCGAGCAGCCAAAAGTCAGTCATCTACCTTAA
- a CDS encoding 2-hydroxyacid dehydrogenase — MKVAVFSTKVYDRHFLSAANSLSQHELVFFEPRLNRDTAILAAGFPTVCVFVHDQVDAPTLELLASRGTRLVVLRCAGFNNVDLQAAADLGITVVRVPAYSPYGVAEHAVGLILSLNRKIHRAYNRVREGNFSLDGLLGFNLHERTVGIVGTGKIGLILGQIMKGFGCNILAYDVYRNPELEALGGKYVELPELFANSDIISLHCPLIPETHHLINAEAIKQIKSGVMLINTSRGALIDTQAVIEGLKSGKIGYLGVDVYEQESELFFEDLSGEIIQDDIFQRLTTFPNVLITGHQAFFTVEALYNIAETTVANIADLEQGRPCANEIRAQPSV; from the coding sequence ATGAAAGTAGCAGTCTTCAGTACAAAAGTCTATGATCGGCATTTTTTGTCAGCTGCAAATTCTCTCTCCCAACACGAATTAGTGTTTTTTGAACCCCGTTTAAATCGGGATACTGCTATCCTCGCCGCCGGATTTCCGACGGTTTGCGTATTTGTACACGACCAGGTTGATGCCCCAACTTTAGAGCTTCTCGCCTCACGGGGAACTCGGCTGGTTGTCCTTCGCTGTGCAGGGTTTAACAATGTAGACTTACAAGCCGCAGCAGATTTAGGAATTACCGTTGTGCGTGTTCCCGCCTATTCACCCTACGGAGTAGCAGAACATGCTGTAGGATTGATTTTAAGCTTGAATCGCAAAATTCATCGTGCGTATAACCGTGTCCGAGAAGGCAATTTTTCCCTAGATGGACTGTTGGGATTTAATTTGCATGAGCGCACAGTGGGGATTGTCGGCACCGGCAAAATTGGTCTGATTTTAGGACAGATTATGAAGGGGTTTGGCTGTAACATACTTGCCTATGACGTTTATCGCAATCCAGAATTGGAGGCGCTAGGTGGAAAGTATGTAGAACTACCTGAGCTATTTGCCAACTCTGATATTATCTCCCTGCATTGCCCCCTGATTCCCGAAACGCATCACTTGATTAACGCTGAGGCTATAAAACAGATTAAGTCAGGCGTAATGCTAATTAACACTAGCCGAGGAGCGCTGATTGATACCCAAGCAGTGATTGAGGGATTGAAGTCTGGTAAGATTGGCTATCTCGGTGTGGATGTCTACGAACAAGAATCGGAATTGTTCTTTGAAGATTTGTCTGGCGAAATTATTCAAGATGATATTTTCCAACGTCTGACAACGTTCCCCAATGTACTTATTACCGGACATCAAGCCTTTTTTACAGTAGAAGCTCTCTACAATATTGCAGAAACAACTGTTGCTAATATTGCTGATCTTGAACAGGGTCGTCCTTGTGCAAATGAAATTCGCGCTCAACCGTCAGTTTAA
- a CDS encoding M50 family metallopeptidase, translating into MREPSKNFKPLLTKEAPPVVERMGLTWLIAAAIATAFLWQIPGGDYILYPFTILATWFHEMGHGLMALLLGGQFQKLQIFSNGSGVATYGIRSGLGPIGPAMVAAAGPMGPPLAGAALILASRSFTTATLSLKILGSFLLFSTLIWIRSWFGLMAIPLLGLIILGIALRAPRWAQGFAIQLLGVQACVSTYHQLDYLFSSSAGPLGLSDTAQMQRYLLLPYWFWGGLMAIASLVILVQSLRVAYRSK; encoded by the coding sequence ATGAGGGAACCAAGCAAAAATTTTAAACCCTTGCTCACCAAAGAAGCCCCGCCAGTTGTTGAACGTATGGGGCTAACCTGGTTAATTGCAGCAGCGATCGCAACTGCTTTCCTGTGGCAAATACCAGGAGGGGATTATATCTTATACCCATTTACAATCTTGGCAACTTGGTTTCATGAAATGGGTCACGGCTTAATGGCACTCCTATTAGGGGGACAGTTTCAGAAGTTGCAGATTTTTAGCAATGGTTCCGGTGTCGCAACTTATGGTATCCGGTCGGGATTGGGGCCAATTGGCCCGGCAATGGTCGCAGCAGCAGGGCCAATGGGGCCGCCTCTTGCTGGTGCAGCTTTGATTCTGGCTTCCCGCAGTTTTACAACAGCCACCCTGAGTTTAAAAATATTAGGGAGTTTTTTGCTATTTTCCACATTAATTTGGATACGTTCCTGGTTTGGATTGATGGCAATTCCCTTGCTGGGTTTAATAATCTTGGGTATCGCCCTGAGAGCACCTCGCTGGGCCCAAGGGTTTGCCATTCAATTGCTGGGTGTACAAGCTTGTGTGAGTACGTACCATCAACTTGATTATCTATTTAGTAGCTCTGCTGGCCCCCTTGGACTCTCTGATACAGCGCAAATGCAGCGGTATTTGCTTTTACCTTACTGGTTTTGGGGCGGATTGATGGCGATCGCATCTCTGGTGATTTTAGTCCAAAGTCTCCGCGTTGCCTATCGTTCAAAATGA
- a CDS encoding FHA domain-containing protein — translation MIVCPNCNHPNPDGAVQCEACYTPLPATTNCPSCGATVQADAAFCGQCGYNLHSAGVTHVHTAVAATVTPNIPVEVPPLDPPDPLLELLQPDALGISGSTNSHPSGSSLPPTEVAVTPVAPPQVSVTESSLPEPPPTVVAQPVVSGQTIPTPPPLEPTPVSEAELPPPAAAPTATAARTQLQQVTARLIHIQSDRLIELPQNLSVIHIGKLNDRIPPDIDVSGFPNSEIVSRIHADIRVEGDAHYVEDVGSSNGTYINNLPLLPGNRHRLRPGDRISLGKGDLMTFLFQLA, via the coding sequence ATGATCGTCTGCCCTAATTGCAATCATCCTAACCCTGACGGCGCTGTCCAGTGTGAAGCTTGCTATACACCCTTACCCGCGACTACTAACTGTCCCAGTTGTGGGGCAACTGTGCAGGCAGATGCTGCATTCTGCGGTCAGTGTGGCTATAACCTTCACTCCGCAGGAGTTACACATGTTCATACTGCGGTAGCTGCAACAGTTACTCCCAATATTCCTGTGGAAGTTCCGCCGTTAGATCCACCCGATCCACTGTTAGAACTTTTACAACCAGATGCTTTGGGAATAAGCGGTTCTACTAATTCCCATCCCTCCGGCTCATCTTTACCACCAACAGAGGTGGCAGTTACCCCAGTAGCTCCGCCACAGGTATCTGTTACAGAAAGCAGCCTCCCAGAACCACCGCCAACCGTTGTAGCTCAACCCGTAGTTTCTGGACAAACTATTCCGACTCCACCACCTTTGGAACCAACGCCAGTCTCTGAAGCCGAACTACCCCCGCCAGCAGCAGCACCAACTGCAACTGCCGCCAGAACGCAATTGCAGCAGGTTACAGCACGGTTAATCCACATTCAAAGTGATCGGTTAATTGAATTGCCGCAAAATCTCTCTGTGATTCATATCGGCAAGCTCAATGACCGGATTCCCCCTGATATAGATGTTTCAGGATTTCCCAATTCAGAAATTGTCTCGCGGATTCATGCAGATATTCGCGTCGAGGGAGACGCTCACTATGTAGAGGATGTGGGAAGTTCCAATGGCACCTACATTAATAATTTGCCGCTCTTACCGGGGAATCGTCACCGCTTGCGACCAGGCGATCGCATCAGCTTGGGTAAAGGAGACTTAATGACATTCCTGTTTCAACTTGCTTAA
- the pgl gene encoding 6-phosphogluconolactonase: protein MNKTVEVLPDQPALVARALELILSKLETAIEQRGRFTIALSGGSTPKPLYEAIANQKLPWDKIHIFWGDERYVPPDHPDSNELMTRRAWLDRVDIPAANIHPVPTLEANPELAAAKYEQQLKEFFNSPGVEFPSLDVVLLGMGDDAHTASLFPHTEALKVRDRLLTVGNKNGNLRISFTYPFINSARSVIFLVAGANKRPALAQVFAPVADDFTYPSRLIQPQGELWWLLDAAAGLELQH, encoded by the coding sequence ATGAACAAAACCGTTGAAGTTCTACCGGATCAGCCAGCACTAGTTGCACGAGCGCTAGAATTAATTCTGTCCAAGTTAGAAACTGCCATTGAGCAGCGGGGGCGGTTTACCATCGCCTTATCTGGCGGTAGTACACCTAAACCGTTATACGAAGCGATCGCTAATCAAAAACTGCCTTGGGATAAAATTCATATATTCTGGGGGGATGAGCGTTACGTACCACCAGATCACCCCGATAGCAATGAACTGATGACGCGTCGTGCGTGGCTAGATCGTGTTGACATCCCAGCGGCTAACATTCATCCCGTACCAACTTTAGAAGCCAATCCAGAACTGGCTGCTGCTAAGTATGAACAACAACTCAAAGAATTTTTCAATTCTCCTGGGGTCGAGTTTCCCTCATTGGATGTAGTATTACTAGGAATGGGTGATGATGCACATACCGCATCTTTGTTTCCCCACACAGAGGCTCTCAAAGTACGCGATCGCCTGCTGACTGTGGGTAACAAAAACGGAAACCTCAGGATAAGTTTCACATACCCCTTTATCAACTCTGCTCGCAGCGTGATTTTTCTGGTTGCTGGTGCTAATAAACGACCAGCTTTGGCGCAAGTCTTTGCACCTGTAGCGGATGACTTCACTTACCCATCCCGCTTAATTCAGCCCCAAGGTGAACTTTGGTGGCTGCTGGATGCGGCAGCAGGTTTGGAACTCCAACATTGA